The following is a genomic window from Bacillota bacterium.
ATGAAATAATAGGATTGTTTCAGAAATCGGATCTGAGTTCACCACTGCTTGGCAAAAACCATGGTATAGGTGCTAAAATACTGGATACCAGCGTGATTATTGATGGACGTATAAGCGATATAACGAAAACTGGTTTTATAGAAGGGTCGTTAATTGTCCCGAGTTTTGTTTTAGATGAGCTGCAGCATATTGCTGATTCTTCCGATGTACTAAAGCGCAATCGAGGCCGCAGAGGATTGGATATTCTAAACAAGATCCAAAAAGAACCGTATGTTACCGTTCAGATTTTGGAGCACGACTATGAGGATACACCTGAGGTAGATTCGAAATTGGTGAAACTGGCCAAAGAGCTGGGAGCAAAAGTTGTTACAAATGATTATAACCTCAATAAGGTCTGTGAACTGCATGGAGTATCTGTTCTAAACATCAATGAACTGGCAAATGCGGTAAAACCGATTGTGCTGCCCGGCGAAGAGCTGCGGGTGCATGTAATCAAAGATGGTAAAGAGCAGGGTCAAGGTGTAGCTTATCTGGATGATGGAACTATGATTGTAGTAGATGGCGGAAGACGCTATATCGGTGAAACAATAGGAGTTTTAGTGACAAGTGTTCTACAGACTGCGGCTGGGCGGATGATATTTGCGAAGCCCAAAGCCATGGAAAAGGCATTATAACAGATGAGAAGCCCGGTAAATGCCGGGCTTATTATTTTATTAAGGGGTGGGATGATGGGAAAAGCCGGAGTGATTATTGCAGCAGCCGGAAGCGGCACGCGGATGGGACATGAAGTAAACAAAGTGCTGCTGCCCTTAGGCGGAGTACCGGTTTTAATCCGG
Proteins encoded in this region:
- a CDS encoding PIN/TRAM domain-containing protein: MAKKEVRIRLGAFFRIILTLLGGILGYQGAGHALSLQFDFPISSNTLFVLGTALGALLGLAVSPLVDRMFRGLLKIHLRDILSGLIGLVIGILLAILITIPLQGLAVANGYLSLIVTMMLAVLGWSLGVRKRDEIIGLFQKSDLSSPLLGKNHGIGAKILDTSVIIDGRISDITKTGFIEGSLIVPSFVLDELQHIADSSDVLKRNRGRRGLDILNKIQKEPYVTVQILEHDYEDTPEVDSKLVKLAKELGAKVVTNDYNLNKVCELHGVSVLNINELANAVKPIVLPGEELRVHVIKDGKEQGQGVAYLDDGTMIVVDGGRRYIGETIGVLVTSVLQTAAGRMIFAKPKAMEKAL